A single uncultured Acetobacterium sp. DNA region contains:
- the ribD gene encoding bifunctional diaminohydroxyphosphoribosylaminopyrimidine deaminase/5-amino-6-(5-phosphoribosylamino)uracil reductase RibD, with translation MENHQKYMDLAIELAKKGRGQVNPNPLVGAVIVKDDVIIGSGYHEEYGGLHAERQALATCTQSVSGATLYVTLEPCCHHGKTPPCTEVIIENNISRVVIGATDPNPLVSGKGLEILRQHGITVITGVREAACQEMNAIFFHYIKNKTPYVLMKYAMTLDGKIATRTGKSQWITGEQARVAVHQTRNEFAGIMVGINTILQDDPQLTCRIEGGRSPQRIICDTHLRTPLSAQVVTTARKIPTYLATCCRDQNKIKRFEIMGCKVLVVSKAGEHLNLQDLMAQLGALGIDSILLEGGGTLNYSALKNGIINKLQVYLAPKIFGGAAAKTPVEGPGVEDPAEAFQFTERKIKIFGDDICLEYVKR, from the coding sequence GTGGAAAATCATCAAAAATACATGGATCTGGCCATCGAGCTGGCGAAAAAAGGCCGGGGCCAGGTAAATCCCAATCCCCTGGTAGGAGCGGTGATTGTCAAAGATGATGTAATTATCGGCAGCGGTTATCACGAAGAGTACGGCGGGCTTCATGCCGAACGCCAGGCTCTGGCTACCTGCACCCAGTCGGTGTCCGGGGCAACGTTGTATGTGACGTTGGAACCCTGCTGTCATCATGGCAAAACCCCGCCGTGTACCGAGGTGATCATTGAAAATAATATCAGCCGGGTGGTTATCGGAGCCACCGATCCCAACCCCCTGGTCAGCGGAAAAGGGCTTGAGATCTTGAGACAGCATGGGATTACGGTGATAACTGGAGTTCGGGAAGCGGCTTGTCAGGAAATGAATGCGATATTTTTCCACTACATCAAAAATAAAACCCCCTATGTATTAATGAAATACGCCATGACCCTGGATGGCAAAATCGCCACCCGCACCGGAAAATCCCAATGGATTACCGGGGAGCAGGCCAGGGTAGCTGTCCATCAGACCCGCAATGAATTTGCCGGAATTATGGTAGGGATTAACACCATTTTGCAGGACGATCCCCAGTTGACCTGCCGGATTGAAGGTGGCAGAAGCCCCCAACGGATTATCTGCGATACCCATTTGCGCACCCCGCTGTCAGCACAGGTGGTGACAACAGCCCGGAAAATACCGACTTATCTGGCTACCTGCTGCCGGGATCAAAACAAAATAAAGCGGTTTGAAATCATGGGTTGTAAAGTTTTAGTAGTTTCAAAAGCAGGGGAGCATCTTAATCTTCAGGATCTGATGGCGCAATTGGGGGCACTGGGAATTGACAGTATTCTATTAGAAGGTGGCGGCACCCTCAATTACAGTGCTTTAAAAAACGGCATCATCAATAAGTTGCAGGTTTATTTGGCTCCTAAAATATTTGGCGGCGCCGCTGCCAAAACCCCGGTGGAAGGCCCGGGCGTTGAAGATCCAGCGGAGGCCTTCCAATTTACAGAGCGAAAAATAAAAATTTTCGGGGATGATATCTGCCTCGAATATGTGAAGAGGTAA
- the epsC gene encoding serine O-acetyltransferase EpsC produces MFSGFKAVMNDIEVTMRKDPAARTAIEVYFLYPHIKALKTYRKAHKLYQKGHFFAARWLSQRARKKTGIEIHPGAQIGKNLFIDHGMGVVIGETTIIGDNVTLYQGVTLGGTGKDKGKRHPTLGNCVVVGSGAKILGNIYIAAGTKVGANAVVLKDTTSESTAVGIPARLIQKDVWYFNL; encoded by the coding sequence ATGTTTTCAGGTTTTAAAGCGGTCATGAACGATATTGAAGTGACCATGCGTAAGGATCCCGCGGCCAGAACGGCCATTGAAGTTTATTTTTTATATCCCCATATCAAAGCATTAAAAACATATCGAAAAGCCCATAAGCTATATCAAAAAGGGCATTTTTTTGCGGCCAGATGGTTGTCACAACGGGCCAGAAAAAAAACCGGGATTGAGATCCACCCCGGCGCTCAAATTGGTAAAAACTTATTTATTGATCATGGCATGGGGGTGGTTATTGGTGAAACGACCATCATCGGTGATAATGTGACCCTTTATCAGGGCGTAACCCTGGGTGGAACCGGAAAAGACAAAGGCAAACGTCATCCGACGCTGGGCAATTGTGTGGTGGTTGGTTCCGGTGCTAAGATACTCGGTAATATTTACATTGCAGCGGGAACCAAGGTCGGTGCCAATGCCGTGGTCTTAAAAGATACCACCAGTGAATCGACGGCGGTTGGCATTCCCGCCAGACTCATTCAAAAGGATGTGTGGTATTTTAATCTTTAA
- the thiH gene encoding 2-iminoacetate synthase ThiH encodes MAIKRTDPMVYQKGMEIIASDILDKVLKYVDNYDYLNYSKSDVEQALIKEHLSLEDYGALLSPAATPYLEEMAKKAVVETRKHFGNSICLFTPLYIANYCENNCVYCGFNCKNKIRRGKLSIDEMEAELKAIAKTGLKEILILTGESRHHSGVEYIGEGVKLATKYFSTVGIEIYPLNSDEYAYLRKCGADFVSVYQETYNSTKYEQVHLSGSKRVFPYRFFSQERALIGGMRGVSFGALLGLDDFRKDAFATGLHAYFIQHKYPHAEIGFSTPRLRPFINNADNNPNDVHEKQLLQVMLAYRLFMPYAGITISTRERAGFRDHVIGMVATKISAGVSVGVGGHEQEDKGDEQFEISDPRSVPEVHQMILDRGLQPVYSDYIRV; translated from the coding sequence ATGGCAATCAAACGAACCGATCCCATGGTTTATCAAAAGGGAATGGAAATTATTGCTTCGGATATTCTGGATAAGGTCTTAAAATATGTGGATAACTATGACTATTTGAACTATTCGAAAAGTGATGTGGAACAGGCGCTGATAAAAGAACATTTATCACTAGAAGATTATGGGGCCTTATTATCTCCGGCAGCGACACCCTATTTAGAAGAAATGGCAAAAAAAGCTGTGGTTGAAACCAGAAAACACTTTGGCAATAGCATTTGTCTGTTTACGCCTCTTTACATCGCCAATTATTGTGAAAACAACTGTGTATACTGTGGATTTAATTGCAAAAATAAAATCCGCAGAGGAAAGCTTTCCATTGACGAAATGGAAGCGGAACTAAAGGCCATTGCTAAAACCGGCTTAAAAGAGATTCTGATTTTAACCGGGGAATCCCGGCATCATTCTGGGGTAGAATACATCGGAGAGGGGGTTAAGCTGGCGACCAAGTATTTCTCAACCGTAGGAATTGAGATTTATCCCTTGAATTCGGACGAGTATGCCTACCTGCGCAAATGTGGAGCAGATTTTGTCTCGGTTTATCAGGAAACCTATAACAGCACCAAGTATGAGCAGGTTCATTTAAGCGGTTCCAAGCGGGTTTTTCCCTACCGTTTTTTTTCTCAGGAGCGGGCTCTAATCGGCGGCATGCGGGGCGTATCCTTTGGGGCACTGCTGGGGTTGGATGACTTCAGAAAGGATGCCTTCGCCACCGGTCTTCATGCTTATTTTATTCAGCATAAATATCCTCATGCAGAAATTGGTTTCTCAACACCCCGGCTGCGACCGTTTATTAATAATGCCGACAACAACCCCAACGATGTTCATGAAAAACAGCTGCTTCAGGTGATGCTGGCCTACCGTTTATTCATGCCCTATGCCGGCATTACCATTTCAACCCGGGAACGGGCTGGTTTTCGGGATCATGTCATCGGGATGGTGGCCACGAAAATCTCCGCCGGGGTCAGTGTGGGGGTAGGCGGTCATGAGCAGGAAGATAAAGGTGATGAGCAGTTTGAGATCTCCGATCCCCGAAGTGTGCCGGAGGTCCATCAGATGATTTTAGACCGCGGGCTGCAGCCGGTTTACAGCGACTATATCCGGGTATAA
- a CDS encoding EAL domain-containing protein, which translates to MQWFKKSLIRRIGTIVIIFIIAAFSIYGVISIQLMSDFFETNSKSELSKDALQIATEIDSFIEKDILIVEQMKTNQDYQAITEALNTRADKRQHPLFNVVTQELQAIKATDANISLAYIGVQKSNDLISSTADFDPKPDYDLNQRIWYTETLKSRGITVTNPYIDIVTEKMVVSITTPIVKNNNVIGAMGIDLLVSDISDLMKSYQVGTNGYTLLINKDGSIFYHPDDPGNTQPTGSDPYAYLENYQDELTSGNSSVIEDNTGSDAKYIAYVPTQSANWIVATVIPKSEVLAPLNRFIFLLFFISLILLFLVVFFIKRMTSMISEPIVTVSEAIETFSRGNQEINLPESLYSREDEIGILSKGLHQMSHRITHYIEEVQINNETLNKEIEKRRVVQSRLELILELLSGTDESIFILNSEFFCIYNNAAFAKIIGFDQFDIHSVNLMDSNILINQTLIDNLDEDAVWFGEIEYSKSDDETLILFLRISKVKNHEDDYYIGNITNLTAHKQIEKDIYYLKYFDHLTKLNNKLYLDESGLELINSDINHIGNHALILINVDNFRIINEAKGYDFGNKVLIALAKRLKTQVCEQDILARLGNDEFGILKTHVTSNESLYEYMIDLSKELGKMILINDEDLIIDVSIGVSLYPSDANHYAKLLKTAASALNNVKANKGRRFEFYDKEINNLSIQKYEIQNKLRNALTNNEFILYYQPQVDMSTNQIIGLEALIRWNSPTGLIPPNNFIAIAEESGLIIPIGEWVLLNACQFGKKLQSLGYTIPIAVNLSMLQFKSDYICELTQSLLTRTNLPPEHLELEITEGILMDNEDECESILRQFHDMGIQISIDDFGTGYSSLSYLKKFAVDKIKIDRSFIKGIPHFDNGTIAKVIIELAGNFNLQVIAEGVETKDQIEFLLKNNCHIAQGFHYARPLDENELLTFMEKSKRDNG; encoded by the coding sequence ATGCAGTGGTTTAAAAAAAGTCTGATCCGACGTATTGGCACAATTGTTATCATCTTTATAATTGCTGCATTCTCAATTTATGGTGTTATTTCCATTCAACTGATGAGCGATTTTTTTGAGACAAACAGCAAATCTGAATTATCTAAAGATGCCTTGCAGATCGCCACCGAAATTGATAGTTTTATCGAAAAAGACATTCTCATTGTCGAACAGATGAAAACTAACCAGGACTATCAAGCCATTACCGAAGCCCTCAACACCCGGGCGGATAAAAGGCAGCACCCCTTATTCAATGTAGTTACGCAGGAGCTTCAAGCCATTAAAGCCACTGATGCAAATATTTCGCTGGCCTATATCGGCGTTCAAAAATCAAATGATCTGATTTCTTCTACCGCTGACTTTGATCCCAAACCCGATTATGACCTGAATCAACGGATCTGGTATACGGAAACATTGAAATCGCGCGGGATTACGGTAACTAACCCTTATATTGATATTGTTACTGAAAAAATGGTTGTTTCGATTACCACTCCGATCGTAAAAAATAATAATGTCATTGGTGCCATGGGAATTGATTTGCTGGTTTCCGATATTTCTGATTTAATGAAATCCTATCAGGTGGGCACCAATGGCTATACCCTGTTAATCAATAAGGACGGCAGTATTTTTTACCATCCTGATGATCCTGGCAATACTCAGCCCACTGGGTCAGATCCCTATGCCTATCTGGAAAACTATCAGGATGAACTCACCTCTGGGAACAGCAGTGTCATCGAAGATAACACTGGTAGCGATGCTAAATACATTGCCTATGTCCCCACCCAATCAGCCAACTGGATTGTGGCTACGGTCATTCCCAAGTCAGAAGTCCTGGCACCCCTGAATCGATTCATTTTTTTACTGTTTTTTATTTCACTGATCCTGCTTTTTTTAGTCGTCTTTTTTATAAAACGTATGACCAGCATGATTTCTGAACCCATTGTGACTGTTTCAGAAGCGATTGAAACCTTCAGTCGTGGTAATCAGGAAATCAATTTGCCGGAATCCCTTTATTCCCGAGAGGATGAAATCGGCATTCTATCGAAGGGTCTCCATCAAATGAGTCACCGGATCACCCATTATATCGAAGAGGTTCAAATTAACAATGAGACCCTTAATAAAGAAATTGAAAAACGACGGGTTGTTCAATCCCGACTTGAGTTGATCCTAGAACTGCTTTCCGGCACCGATGAAAGCATTTTTATACTAAACAGTGAATTTTTTTGCATCTATAATAATGCGGCCTTTGCTAAAATCATCGGGTTTGACCAATTCGATATTCACTCAGTAAATTTAATGGATAGCAATATATTAATCAACCAGACCCTTATCGACAATCTTGATGAAGATGCGGTCTGGTTTGGGGAAATTGAGTATTCCAAATCTGATGATGAAACCTTGATTCTATTTTTAAGAATCAGCAAAGTGAAAAATCACGAAGATGATTATTATATTGGTAACATCACCAACCTGACGGCCCATAAACAAATTGAAAAAGATATTTACTATTTAAAATATTTTGATCATCTGACAAAGCTCAATAATAAACTTTATTTGGATGAATCAGGATTGGAACTGATCAATTCAGATATCAATCATATCGGCAATCATGCATTAATACTTATTAATGTTGACAATTTCAGAATTATCAACGAAGCGAAAGGTTATGATTTCGGAAACAAAGTTCTGATTGCACTGGCAAAGCGTCTAAAAACACAGGTTTGCGAGCAGGACATTCTGGCGCGATTGGGAAATGACGAGTTTGGTATCTTAAAGACCCATGTAACCTCTAACGAAAGTTTGTATGAGTATATGATTGATCTCAGTAAAGAGCTGGGAAAAATGATTTTGATTAATGATGAAGATCTGATTATTGATGTGAGCATTGGGGTTAGTCTCTACCCCAGTGATGCCAACCATTATGCCAAGCTTTTAAAGACAGCAGCCTCGGCCTTGAATAATGTTAAGGCCAATAAAGGACGTCGCTTTGAATTTTATGATAAGGAAATCAACAATCTTTCCATTCAAAAATACGAAATACAAAATAAATTGAGAAATGCTCTGACGAATAATGAATTCATTCTTTATTATCAACCTCAGGTGGATATGTCCACCAATCAGATCATCGGTCTGGAAGCCCTGATCCGCTGGAACAGTCCCACTGGTCTGATTCCACCCAATAACTTTATCGCCATCGCCGAAGAATCCGGATTGATTATTCCGATTGGCGAATGGGTATTGCTGAATGCCTGTCAATTTGGCAAAAAACTGCAATCACTGGGTTATACCATCCCCATTGCGGTCAATCTTTCGATGCTCCAGTTTAAGTCAGACTATATCTGTGAATTAACCCAGTCCTTATTGACCCGCACAAATCTCCCTCCAGAACACCTGGAACTGGAAATCACCGAAGGTATCTTAATGGATAATGAAGACGAATGTGAATCGATTTTGAGACAATTCCATGATATGGGCATTCAGATTTCCATTGACGATTTTGGAACCGGCTACTCATCCCTGAGTTATTTGAAAAAATTTGCGGTTGATAAGATAAAAATCGACCGATCTTTTATTAAAGGGATTCCCCATTTCGATAATGGTACCATTGCCAAGGTTATTATTGAACTGGCTGGCAATTTCAATCTGCAGGTCATTGCCGAAGGGGTTGAAACGAAAGACCAGATTGAGTTCTTACTCAAAAATAATTGTCATATTGCACAGGGTTTTCACTATGCCAGACCGCTTGATGAAAATGAGCTGCTGACTTTTATGGAAAAATCAAAAAGGGATAATGGCTAA
- a CDS encoding thiazole synthase: MTDQLVIGGQRFDSRFILGSGKFSLEIVKAVVENGGAEIVTLALRRANQGGEENILEYIPEHITLLPNTSGARTAEEAVKIARLAREINCGNFVKVEVIKDSKYLFPDNYETIKATEILARDGFVVMPYMYPDLNVARDLVNAGAAAVMPLASPIGSNKGLSTKDFIQILVDEITVPIIVDAGIGRPSQACEAMEMGVAAVMCNTAVATAKNIPLMAKAFSQAIESGRNAYLAGLGRVLNQVAEASSPLTGFLED, translated from the coding sequence ATGACAGATCAATTAGTAATTGGCGGACAGCGATTTGATTCCCGGTTTATCCTGGGGTCGGGAAAGTTTTCATTGGAAATCGTGAAGGCGGTGGTTGAAAATGGCGGAGCGGAAATTGTGACCCTGGCACTGCGGCGGGCAAATCAGGGGGGCGAAGAGAATATCCTGGAATACATTCCCGAGCATATTACCCTGCTGCCCAATACCTCAGGGGCCAGAACGGCCGAGGAAGCAGTCAAAATTGCCCGGTTAGCCCGGGAAATCAATTGCGGGAATTTTGTTAAGGTGGAAGTCATCAAGGATTCAAAATATCTGTTTCCTGATAACTATGAAACCATCAAAGCCACTGAGATTCTGGCCCGAGACGGGTTTGTGGTGATGCCCTATATGTATCCGGATTTGAATGTCGCCCGGGATTTGGTCAATGCCGGTGCGGCGGCGGTAATGCCACTGGCTTCACCAATTGGCAGCAATAAGGGACTCAGTACCAAAGATTTTATTCAGATCCTGGTGGATGAAATTACAGTGCCAATTATTGTGGATGCCGGTATCGGTCGGCCGTCCCAGGCCTGTGAAGCCATGGAAATGGGAGTGGCGGCAGTGATGTGCAATACCGCGGTAGCGACGGCTAAAAACATTCCGCTGATGGCCAAAGCTTTTAGCCAGGCCATCGAATCTGGACGAAATGCTTACCTGGCCGGACTTGGTCGGGTATTGAATCAGGTCGCCGAAGCTTCCAGCCCGTTAACGGGATTTTTGGAGGACTAG
- a CDS encoding thiamine phosphate synthase, which yields MLICITNQELCKDDFLSRIDKIASGKPHAIMLREKELNEIEYQNLAAKVKEICDNHQVNLIINQNIETAERLNIGAIQLSIDDIRKHHEAIKNFNQVGVSVHSVEQAREAEGLGADYLIAGHVFPTDCKKGMPARGLRFLKEICDSVRIPVFAIGGISQANYKITLMAGAKGVCIMSEAMTTAHPETLGQGFVF from the coding sequence ATGCTGATTTGTATAACCAATCAAGAATTGTGCAAAGATGACTTTTTGAGTCGGATCGATAAAATTGCCAGCGGGAAACCCCATGCAATTATGTTGCGAGAAAAAGAGCTTAATGAAATAGAATACCAAAATTTGGCTGCAAAGGTAAAAGAAATTTGTGATAATCACCAGGTGAACTTAATTATCAATCAGAATATTGAGACCGCGGAGCGATTAAATATTGGTGCCATTCAATTATCCATTGATGACATTAGAAAACATCATGAAGCAATCAAGAATTTCAATCAGGTCGGGGTATCGGTTCACTCGGTTGAACAGGCCAGAGAAGCTGAAGGATTAGGAGCTGATTATTTGATTGCCGGTCATGTTTTTCCCACCGATTGTAAAAAAGGAATGCCGGCCAGGGGCTTGCGTTTTCTCAAAGAAATCTGCGATTCGGTCAGGATACCGGTTTTTGCCATCGGCGGAATCAGCCAAGCAAATTATAAAATCACCTTGATGGCTGGTGCCAAAGGGGTCTGCATTATGAGTGAGGCCATGACGACAGCACATCCGGAAACCCTTGGTCAGGGATTTGTCTTTTAA
- the thiS gene encoding sulfur carrier protein ThiS: MRVNGKEMTLGNNQSLLQFLVVNGFDVATLAVARNGEIVPKPTYDGVMLCDEDTLEVVRFVGGG, encoded by the coding sequence ATGAGAGTTAACGGAAAAGAAATGACCCTGGGTAACAACCAAAGTCTGTTGCAGTTTTTGGTCGTCAATGGGTTTGATGTTGCGACCCTGGCCGTGGCCAGAAACGGGGAGATCGTCCCGAAACCTACCTATGATGGGGTGATGCTCTGTGATGAGGACACCCTGGAAGTAGTTCGGTTTGTCGGTGGGGGCTGA